A single Rubrivivax gelatinosus IL144 DNA region contains:
- a CDS encoding ligase-associated DNA damage response DEXH box helicase, with product MNEVAGLVHAESWFGARGWSPFEFQRAVWAAMAGGDSGLLHATTGSGKTYAVWFGALARAAPRRGLQVLWLTPMRALAADTTRALQAAAPPGWDVAQRTGDTGSAERARQDRRLPETLVTTPESLSLLLTRESARAQLAGVQTVIVDEWHELIGSKRGVQVQLALARLKRWNPQLAVWGLSATIGNLAEAMATLVGHEHGRLVQGRIEKRLVVDTLLPHEPGRFSWGGHLGAQMLQPVVDEIESSSTALVFTNVRSQAEIWYRLILDARPDWAGLVALHHGSLDRSVRDWVEAGLKDGRLKAVVATSSLDLGVDFLPVERVLQIGSAKGIARLLQRAGRSGHAPGRASRVTLVPTNTLELVEAAAARRAALAGRVESRRTPDKPLDVLVQHLVTVALGGGFEADALYDELLTAPAYRGLSRAEFDWALAFVERGGDSLGAYPEYHRVQCIDGVWRVVDRGIARRHRMQVGTIVADATMQVKWLSGGTIGSVEEGFIARLKPGDVFVFAGRLLEYVRTQDLAAYVRKATKPKGLVPAWNGSRMPLSSELADAVQVLLDEVAAGGFAEPELEAARPMLEAQARLSRLPRRGRLLVERLRTREGWHLFLYPFAGRNVHVGLAQLLAWRLAQARPNTFSLCVNDYGLEILAAELPDLAALEDKRLFATDTLLADVLASLNSGELAQRRFREIARIAGLVFGGYPGAPKSLRQLQASSSLFWGVFRRYDAGNRLLEQAEREVLAQELEIGRLATTLQAMDTMDLEIVELKAASPFALPLLVERLRERLSTEQMKDRLERLLAASNAALDKPAPKRRRAAP from the coding sequence ATGAACGAGGTGGCCGGCCTCGTGCACGCCGAATCCTGGTTCGGCGCACGCGGCTGGTCGCCGTTCGAGTTCCAGCGCGCCGTCTGGGCGGCGATGGCCGGCGGCGACAGCGGCCTGCTGCACGCCACCACCGGCAGCGGCAAGACCTACGCCGTCTGGTTCGGCGCGCTGGCGCGTGCGGCGCCGCGGCGCGGGCTGCAGGTGCTGTGGCTGACGCCGATGCGTGCGCTGGCCGCCGACACGACGCGCGCGCTGCAGGCCGCCGCGCCGCCGGGCTGGGACGTCGCCCAGCGCACCGGCGACACCGGCAGCGCCGAACGTGCGCGCCAGGACCGGCGCCTGCCCGAGACGCTGGTGACGACGCCCGAGTCGCTGTCGCTGCTGCTGACGCGCGAATCGGCACGCGCCCAGCTGGCCGGCGTGCAGACCGTCATCGTCGACGAATGGCACGAGCTGATCGGCAGCAAACGCGGCGTGCAGGTGCAGTTGGCGCTGGCGCGCCTCAAGCGCTGGAACCCGCAGCTCGCCGTCTGGGGCCTGTCGGCGACGATCGGCAACCTGGCCGAGGCGATGGCGACGCTGGTCGGCCACGAACACGGCAGGCTGGTCCAGGGCCGCATCGAGAAGCGCCTGGTCGTCGACACGCTGCTGCCGCACGAGCCGGGGCGTTTCTCCTGGGGCGGCCACCTCGGTGCGCAGATGCTGCAGCCGGTGGTCGACGAGATCGAGTCCTCGTCGACGGCGCTGGTCTTCACCAACGTGCGCTCGCAGGCCGAGATCTGGTACCGGCTGATCCTCGACGCGCGGCCCGACTGGGCGGGCCTGGTCGCGCTGCACCACGGCTCGCTGGACCGCAGCGTGCGCGACTGGGTCGAGGCCGGGCTGAAGGACGGGCGGCTGAAGGCGGTGGTCGCCACCTCCAGCCTGGACCTGGGCGTCGACTTCCTGCCGGTCGAACGTGTGCTGCAGATCGGCAGCGCCAAGGGCATCGCGCGCCTGCTGCAGCGCGCCGGCCGCAGCGGCCACGCGCCCGGCCGCGCCAGCCGCGTGACGCTGGTGCCGACGAACACGCTGGAACTCGTCGAGGCCGCCGCGGCGCGGCGTGCGGCGCTGGCCGGGCGCGTCGAGTCGCGGCGCACGCCCGACAAGCCGCTGGACGTGCTGGTGCAGCACCTGGTGACGGTGGCGCTGGGCGGCGGTTTCGAGGCCGACGCGCTGTACGACGAGCTGCTCACCGCGCCCGCCTACCGCGGGCTGAGCCGCGCCGAGTTCGACTGGGCGCTGGCCTTCGTCGAACGCGGTGGCGACAGCCTGGGCGCCTACCCCGAGTACCACCGTGTGCAATGCATCGACGGCGTCTGGCGCGTCGTCGACCGCGGCATCGCGCGCCGCCACCGGATGCAGGTCGGCACCATCGTCGCCGACGCGACGATGCAGGTGAAATGGCTGTCGGGCGGCACGATCGGCAGCGTCGAGGAAGGTTTCATCGCCCGACTCAAACCCGGCGACGTCTTCGTCTTCGCCGGCCGGCTGCTGGAATACGTGCGCACCCAGGACCTGGCGGCTTATGTGCGCAAGGCGACGAAGCCCAAGGGTCTGGTGCCGGCCTGGAACGGCAGCCGCATGCCGCTGTCCTCGGAACTGGCCGACGCGGTGCAGGTGCTGCTCGACGAGGTCGCGGCCGGCGGCTTCGCCGAGCCCGAACTCGAAGCCGCGCGGCCGATGCTGGAGGCCCAGGCGCGGCTGTCGCGGCTGCCGCGGCGCGGCCGGCTGCTCGTCGAGCGGCTGCGCACGCGCGAAGGCTGGCACCTCTTCCTCTACCCCTTCGCCGGGCGCAACGTGCACGTCGGCCTGGCGCAGCTGCTGGCCTGGCGGCTGGCGCAGGCGCGGCCCAACACCTTCTCGCTGTGCGTCAACGACTACGGCCTGGAGATCCTGGCCGCCGAGCTGCCGGACCTCGCGGCGCTGGAGGACAAGCGCCTGTTCGCCACCGACACGCTGCTGGCCGACGTGCTGGCCAGCCTGAACTCGGGCGAACTGGCGCAGCGGCGCTTCCGCGAGATCGCACGCATCGCCGGGCTGGTGTTCGGCGGTTATCCGGGTGCGCCGAAGAGCCTGCGCCAGCTGCAGGCGTCCAGCTCCTTGTTCTGGGGCGTGTTCCGGCGCTACGACGCCGGCAACCGCCTGCTCGAGCAGGCCGAACGCGAGGTGCTGGCGCAGGAACTGGAAATCGGCCGCCTCGCCACCACCTTGCAGGCGATGGACACGATGGACCTGGAGATCGTCGAGCTGAAGGCCGCCAGCCCCTTCGCGCTGCCGCTGCTCGTCGAACGGCTGCGCGAGCGCCTGTCGACCGAGCAGATGAAGGACCGGCTCGAACGCCTGCTCGCCGCGTCGAACGCGGCGCTCGACAAGCCGGCGCCCAAGCGCCGCCGTGCGGCGCCATGA
- a CDS encoding pilus assembly FimT family protein, whose translation MSRAASRHPRGFTLVEMMIVLVLMVVMALLVAQLGSQWSDNARLARVQAQLQHAYDSTKSAALQNPTAATRGEGAATLCVLDGAFAVVLGDDCGAQPVWSFAHEGGVSVSLAEPDSRCIALDSAGVVVAAAGCSTDLRFSITTGSAHVQGKSF comes from the coding sequence GTGAGTCGGGCCGCGTCGCGCCACCCGCGTGGTTTCACGCTGGTGGAGATGATGATCGTGCTGGTGCTGATGGTCGTGATGGCGCTGCTCGTGGCCCAGCTCGGCTCGCAGTGGAGCGACAACGCGCGGCTCGCGCGCGTGCAGGCCCAGCTGCAGCACGCCTACGACAGCACCAAGTCGGCCGCGCTGCAGAACCCGACGGCCGCCACGCGCGGCGAAGGCGCGGCCACGCTGTGCGTGCTGGACGGGGCCTTCGCGGTGGTGCTGGGCGACGACTGTGGCGCCCAGCCGGTGTGGAGCTTCGCCCACGAAGGCGGCGTCAGCGTCTCGCTGGCCGAGCCCGACAGCCGCTGCATCGCGCTGGACAGCGCCGGGGTCGTGGTCGCCGCGGCCGGCTGCAGCACCGATCTGCGCTTCTCGATCACCACGGGTTCGGCCCATGTCCAAGGCAAGAGCTTCTAG
- a CDS encoding type IV pilus modification PilV family protein, which translates to MSKARASSRRRQRGMALLESLVGMLVLSIAVLGSLLLLAQGTRQQHVNNGRAQVIDQLRGQIASQGLDLCGSGPTLNVNTSRVTGTTVQCRSLGNVTVTLPGDSARAVAVPDDAARVIDVQVDSPLVGGSLSLGASH; encoded by the coding sequence ATGTCCAAGGCAAGAGCTTCTAGCCGGCGCCGCCAGCGCGGCATGGCGCTGCTCGAGTCCTTGGTCGGCATGCTGGTGCTGAGCATCGCCGTGCTCGGCTCGCTGTTGCTGCTGGCCCAGGGCACGCGCCAGCAGCACGTCAACAACGGCCGCGCCCAGGTCATCGACCAGCTGCGCGGCCAGATCGCCAGCCAGGGGCTGGACCTGTGCGGCAGCGGCCCGACGCTGAACGTGAACACGAGCCGCGTCACCGGCACGACGGTGCAGTGCCGCAGCCTGGGCAACGTCACCGTGACGCTGCCGGGCGACAGCGCGCGCGCCGTCGCGGTGCCCGACGACGCGGCGCGGGTCATCGACGTCCAGGTCGACTCGCCGCTGGTCGGCGGCAGCCTGTCGCTGGGAGCCTCGCATTGA
- a CDS encoding NAD(P)/FAD-dependent oxidoreductase, with protein MTTDTAFDFAIVGAGIAGVSLAARLAGHGRVLLLERESQPGTQSSGRSAAMFMESYGPPQARALTRASRASYAAPSIVPILSPRGVLYVAWQGQEALLDALAAGPGVERLDAAQTLARVPVLRAEGLIGSVAEPDAMDIDVHAALQGWLAVARSHGATVWTEAELAAARREGQVWSITLADGRQAAATVLVDAAGAWADVVARRAGLAPLGLQPRRRSAFSFDPPPGVDHRHWPTVCAADDGWYLKPDAGQLLGSPANADPVEPHDVVAEELDIAIAIDRIQACTTMSIRRPRHTWAGLRTFAPDGELVIGFDPTAAGFFWLAGQGGYGIQSAAGAALLAESLILKAPLPEALAREGVEPRAMSPARLRG; from the coding sequence ATGACCACCGACACCGCCTTCGATTTCGCCATCGTCGGCGCCGGCATCGCCGGCGTCTCGCTCGCTGCGCGTCTGGCCGGCCACGGCCGCGTGCTGCTGCTCGAACGCGAGAGCCAGCCGGGCACGCAGTCCAGCGGCCGCAGCGCGGCGATGTTCATGGAGAGCTACGGCCCGCCACAGGCGCGCGCGCTGACGCGTGCCAGCCGCGCCAGCTACGCCGCGCCGTCGATCGTGCCCATCCTGTCGCCGCGCGGCGTGCTCTACGTCGCCTGGCAGGGCCAGGAAGCGCTGCTGGACGCGCTGGCCGCCGGCCCGGGCGTCGAACGCCTGGACGCCGCGCAGACGCTGGCGCGCGTGCCGGTGCTGCGTGCCGAAGGCCTGATCGGCTCGGTCGCCGAACCCGACGCGATGGACATCGACGTGCACGCCGCGCTGCAGGGCTGGCTGGCGGTGGCGCGCTCGCACGGCGCCACCGTCTGGACCGAGGCCGAACTCGCCGCCGCGCGCCGCGAGGGCCAGGTCTGGTCGATCACGCTGGCCGACGGCCGGCAGGCCGCGGCGACGGTGCTCGTCGACGCCGCCGGCGCCTGGGCCGACGTCGTCGCCCGGCGCGCCGGACTGGCGCCGCTGGGGTTGCAGCCCAGGCGCCGCAGCGCCTTCAGCTTCGACCCGCCGCCGGGCGTGGACCACCGCCACTGGCCCACCGTCTGCGCCGCCGACGACGGCTGGTACCTCAAGCCCGACGCCGGCCAGCTGCTCGGCTCGCCGGCCAACGCCGACCCGGTCGAGCCGCACGACGTCGTCGCCGAGGAGCTGGACATCGCGATCGCGATCGACCGCATCCAGGCCTGCACGACGATGAGCATCCGCCGCCCGCGCCACACCTGGGCCGGGCTGCGCACCTTCGCGCCCGACGGCGAGCTGGTGATCGGCTTCGACCCGACGGCCGCCGGTTTCTTCTGGCTCGCCGGCCAGGGCGGCTACGGCATCCAGAGCGCCGCCGGCGCCGCGCTGCTGGCCGAATCGCTGATCCTGAAGGCGCCGCTGCCCGAGGCGCTGGCGCGCGAAGGCGTCGAACCGCGTGCAATGTCACCGGCACGGCTGCGCGGTTGA
- a CDS encoding gamma-glutamyl-gamma-aminobutyrate hydrolase family protein, with product MAGQSPLLIGFSARIYTPGTPGIHVDGVWTRTLHYLEQSVANWVLGGGAVALMIPAVTADSVVTRRDLNLRHYADALDGLVLQGGNDVAPETYGQTPLHPDWHGDRVRDLYEIELVDAFVSAGKPVFGICRGLQLLNVMYGGTLVQDIPTQRPTARAHRDSSNYERHFHDVEILPGTRLAQLYGGLARATVNSIHHQAIEKLAPAFVVEARCPDDGTVEAVRHSGDAWISAVQWHPEFHVPGDPATFDDSRLLADFLAAARERKR from the coding sequence ATGGCAGGACAGTCCCCGCTGCTGATCGGCTTCTCGGCCCGCATCTACACGCCCGGCACGCCGGGCATCCACGTCGACGGCGTCTGGACGCGCACGCTGCACTACCTGGAGCAGTCGGTCGCCAACTGGGTGCTCGGCGGCGGTGCGGTGGCGCTGATGATCCCGGCCGTCACCGCCGACAGCGTCGTCACGCGCCGCGACCTGAACCTGCGCCACTACGCCGACGCGCTCGACGGCCTGGTCCTGCAGGGCGGCAACGACGTCGCGCCCGAGACCTACGGCCAGACGCCGCTGCACCCCGACTGGCACGGCGACCGCGTGCGCGACCTCTACGAGATCGAGCTCGTCGACGCCTTCGTCTCGGCCGGCAAGCCGGTGTTCGGCATCTGCCGCGGGCTGCAGCTGCTCAACGTGATGTACGGCGGCACGCTGGTGCAGGACATCCCGACGCAGCGCCCGACGGCGCGCGCGCACCGCGACAGCTCCAACTACGAGCGCCACTTCCACGACGTCGAGATCCTGCCTGGGACCCGCCTGGCGCAGCTCTACGGCGGGCTGGCGCGCGCCACCGTCAACAGCATCCACCACCAGGCGATCGAGAAGCTGGCGCCGGCTTTCGTCGTCGAGGCGCGCTGTCCCGACGACGGCACCGTCGAAGCGGTGCGCCACAGCGGCGACGCCTGGATCTCGGCGGTGCAGTGGCACCCCGAGTTCCACGTGCCGGGCGACCCGGCGACCTTCGACGACTCGCGCCTTCTGGCCGACTTCCTGGCCGCGGCGCGCGAACGCAAGCGCTGA
- a CDS encoding DUF429 domain-containing protein, which yields MTSTASLLPLLGVDFSCAPSRRKPITVARGTLHGAVLRLERVDELPTLAGFEAVLAERPWFGGFDFPFGLPRAFVDDQGLGSSAAEVVAELRRRCPARMDFRALVDAWGNGRPPGQRLVHRRTDVSLPGTTSSSPLQTRYVPVGFMYYEGFSRLVAAGVQVPGLVAGDSERRAVEAYPGLLAAEILGRRSYKNSEAADRLIARKDLVDALEQGRTRLGLRLKLTHAQRDALVADASGDRLDAALCLLQAGWASLRDDAGIPADVDPVEGWIVTA from the coding sequence ATGACCTCGACCGCCTCTTTGCTGCCGCTGCTCGGCGTGGACTTCAGCTGCGCACCGTCGCGGCGCAAGCCGATCACCGTCGCACGCGGCACGCTGCACGGCGCCGTGCTGCGCCTCGAACGTGTGGACGAGCTGCCGACGCTGGCCGGCTTCGAGGCCGTGCTCGCCGAGCGCCCCTGGTTCGGCGGCTTCGACTTCCCGTTCGGCCTGCCGCGGGCCTTCGTCGACGACCAGGGCCTGGGCAGCAGCGCCGCCGAGGTCGTCGCCGAGCTGCGCCGGCGCTGCCCGGCGCGCATGGACTTCCGCGCGCTGGTCGACGCCTGGGGCAACGGCCGCCCGCCCGGCCAGCGCCTGGTGCACCGCCGCACCGACGTCTCGCTGCCCGGCACGACCAGTTCCAGCCCGCTGCAGACGCGTTACGTGCCGGTCGGCTTCATGTACTACGAAGGTTTTTCGCGCCTGGTCGCCGCCGGCGTGCAGGTGCCGGGGCTGGTGGCCGGCGACAGCGAACGCCGTGCGGTCGAGGCCTATCCCGGCCTGCTGGCCGCCGAGATCCTCGGCCGGCGTTCGTACAAGAACAGCGAGGCCGCCGACCGGCTCATCGCACGCAAGGACCTGGTCGACGCGCTGGAGCAGGGCCGCACGCGGCTGGGGCTGCGGCTCAAGCTGACGCACGCCCAGCGCGACGCGCTGGTCGCCGACGCTTCGGGCGACCGCCTCGACGCCGCGCTGTGCCTGCTGCAGGCCGGCTGGGCCAGCTTGCGCGACGACGCCGGCATCCCGGCCGACGTCGACCCGGTCGAGGGCTGGATCGTCACCGCATGA
- a CDS encoding asparaginase → MTANPTLVEALRGSAVESTHRGAWAVVDADGDVVASAGDIDRPIFPRSAVKLLQALPLVESGAAERYGLNDEQLAIACASHNGEPRHVAVAASMLAAAGVDDAALECGAHWPYRDVVQREMAAAGRTPTALHNNCSGKHAGFVCLGCVLAGDADKRAFLSGYVKPEHPVMREVGDAIEATTGWRLADTPRGTDGCSIPTYAIPLRHLALAFARAGSGIGLREGRARAAKRLMAAVTAEPFMVAGSGRFDTRIIERLGERVFCKVGAEGVFCAAFPKAGLGVALKMDDGASRACEVVMAALIERFVRLDEAERGFVHAFADQPLVNWNGLDVGRLRWAA, encoded by the coding sequence ATGACTGCCAATCCGACCCTCGTCGAGGCGCTGCGCGGCAGCGCCGTCGAATCCACCCACCGCGGCGCCTGGGCCGTCGTCGACGCCGACGGCGACGTCGTCGCCTCGGCCGGCGACATCGACCGGCCGATCTTCCCGCGTTCGGCGGTCAAGCTGCTGCAGGCGCTGCCGCTCGTCGAAAGCGGCGCCGCCGAACGCTACGGCCTGAACGACGAACAGCTCGCGATCGCCTGCGCCTCGCACAACGGCGAGCCGCGCCACGTCGCCGTCGCGGCCTCGATGCTGGCCGCCGCCGGGGTCGACGACGCGGCGCTGGAGTGCGGCGCGCACTGGCCCTACCGCGACGTCGTGCAGCGCGAGATGGCCGCCGCCGGCCGCACGCCCACGGCGCTGCACAACAACTGCTCGGGCAAACACGCCGGCTTCGTCTGCCTGGGCTGCGTGCTGGCCGGCGACGCCGACAAACGCGCCTTCCTCAGCGGCTACGTCAAGCCCGAGCACCCGGTGATGCGCGAGGTCGGCGACGCGATCGAAGCCACGACCGGCTGGCGCCTGGCCGACACGCCGCGCGGCACCGACGGCTGCTCGATCCCGACCTACGCGATCCCGCTGCGCCACCTGGCGCTGGCCTTCGCGCGCGCCGGCAGCGGCATCGGCCTGCGCGAAGGCCGCGCACGCGCCGCGAAGCGGCTGATGGCCGCGGTCACCGCCGAACCCTTCATGGTCGCCGGCAGCGGGCGCTTCGACACCCGCATCATCGAGCGCCTGGGCGAACGTGTGTTCTGCAAGGTCGGCGCCGAAGGCGTGTTCTGCGCCGCGTTCCCGAAGGCCGGGCTGGGCGTCGCGCTGAAGATGGACGACGGCGCCTCGCGCGCCTGCGAAGTCGTGATGGCGGCGCTGATCGAACGTTTCGTGCGCCTGGACGAAGCCGAACGCGGCTTCGTGCACGCCTTCGCCGACCAGCCGCTGGTCAACTGGAACGGCCTCGACGTCGGTCGCCTGCGCTGGGCCGCCTGA
- a CDS encoding GGDEF domain-containing protein gives MIPSQRQPADTGRAPVAEAADLEMLLAAVAWRLQTGATDVSASAHAQRALARECARDLLRLGRDAAALRRALKLARDQERRACRDAEHDSLTELPNRRRFDLQLQQALARRTSEQRTLAVLFLDLDDFKRVNDLHGHAVGDELLRIVARRLRGALRSSDMVCRLGGDEFACLVSGAPGRPELKRLAGALITAVSAPLQLGELQLSVRPSVGIAICPDDGVDAEALLQRADAAMFRAKRQRRGVAFFEPHTDLPAPSLEPVKAA, from the coding sequence ATGATCCCGTCCCAGCGCCAGCCGGCCGACACCGGGCGAGCGCCCGTCGCCGAGGCCGCCGACCTGGAGATGCTGCTGGCCGCCGTCGCCTGGCGGCTGCAGACCGGGGCCACCGACGTCAGCGCCTCGGCCCACGCCCAGCGGGCGCTGGCGCGCGAGTGCGCTCGCGACCTGCTGCGCCTGGGCCGCGACGCGGCAGCGCTGCGCCGGGCGCTCAAGCTCGCCCGCGACCAGGAGCGCCGGGCCTGCCGCGACGCCGAGCACGACAGCCTGACCGAGCTGCCCAACCGCCGCCGCTTCGACCTGCAGCTGCAGCAGGCGCTGGCCCGCCGGACCTCGGAACAGCGCACGCTGGCGGTGCTGTTCCTGGACCTGGACGATTTCAAGCGCGTCAACGACCTGCACGGCCACGCCGTCGGCGACGAGCTGCTGCGCATCGTCGCGCGACGGCTGCGCGGCGCGCTGCGCAGCAGCGACATGGTCTGCCGCCTCGGCGGCGACGAGTTCGCCTGCCTGGTGTCCGGGGCGCCGGGTCGGCCCGAGCTGAAGCGGCTGGCCGGCGCGCTGATCACCGCGGTGTCGGCGCCGCTGCAGCTCGGCGAGCTGCAGCTCAGCGTGCGGCCCAGCGTCGGCATCGCCATCTGCCCGGACGACGGCGTCGACGCCGAGGCGCTGCTGCAGCGCGCCGACGCGGCGATGTTCCGCGCCAAGCGCCAGCGCCGCGGCGTGGCCTTCTTCGAGCCGCACACCGACCTGCCGGCACCCAGCCTCGAACCGGTGAAGGCCGCCTGA
- a CDS encoding type IV pilin protein — translation MHAAERQPRRARGFTLIELMVALVVLAVLAAVAFPSYRQYIARQRVASAQADLVALGLNLDGHLLNNTTYPAAVAGNTQLKALLPGWKPVSAEDFDFELVSVDNASFPPAYEVKASGSSSMVSGCEIVLTSAGSRTKSGCPGGASTW, via the coding sequence ATGCATGCCGCTGAACGCCAGCCGCGCCGCGCGCGCGGTTTCACGTTGATCGAGCTGATGGTCGCCCTGGTGGTGCTCGCCGTCCTGGCCGCCGTCGCCTTCCCGAGCTACCGCCAGTACATCGCCCGCCAGCGTGTCGCCTCCGCCCAGGCCGACCTCGTCGCGCTCGGCCTGAACCTCGACGGTCATCTGCTGAACAACACCACCTACCCCGCCGCGGTGGCCGGCAACACGCAGCTGAAGGCGTTGCTGCCCGGCTGGAAGCCGGTGAGCGCCGAGGACTTCGACTTCGAGCTCGTCTCGGTGGACAACGCCAGCTTCCCGCCGGCTTACGAGGTCAAGGCCAGCGGCAGCTCGTCGATGGTCTCGGGCTGCGAGATCGTGCTGACGAGCGCCGGCAGCCGCACGAAGTCGGGCTGCCCCGGCGGCGCGTCGACGTGGTGA
- a CDS encoding SulP family inorganic anion transporter has translation MTLRRSARAPWARWLGPWVEDVNRTSLRADAAAGLLGAVLALPQAIAYAALAGLPPTWGLYTAIVPCIVAALAGSSRLVASGPTNAVSLALAAMLAPLALPGSPEYLRLALVATLGVGLMQTAIALLRLGSLAHFISPSVLLGFTSGAALLIAWHALASVVGDLPGVVLACGTLIVAWVLRQVWRRGPFLLATLALAALAAWLAMREGVVLDFVGEQRIDHLSWGPPALAWADLPRLAGVSLALTVVATGQSIAIAKALAARTDQPLDVNRECLGQGLANLAGACSSGFVASGSLNRSMPNLEAGARTPLASVFSGLFVLLLALLAAPAIAWIPMAAIAGLLLWVAGTLIDREQWRERLREDRTEAAVAAATLAATLALPLEQAIVGGVGLSLVVYLYRTSRPALRTMGFDRPPPERAMVVVDDAPGAECPQLKMLRMEGSVWFGAVAHVGERLQALRAAPGAPKHLLVMAKSMNFIDHAGAALWEQEHTRRLAIGGDLYFHRPRPEVLQTWQRRQFLARLGEDHVFADKRSALAAIVPRLDPAVCAGCRVRLYEECTRMPGPPA, from the coding sequence ATGACGTTGCGAAGGAGTGCGCGGGCGCCGTGGGCCCGCTGGCTGGGGCCGTGGGTGGAGGACGTGAACCGCACGAGCCTGCGTGCCGATGCCGCCGCCGGGCTGCTGGGCGCGGTGCTGGCGCTGCCGCAGGCCATCGCCTACGCGGCGCTGGCCGGGCTGCCGCCGACCTGGGGCCTGTACACCGCGATCGTGCCCTGCATCGTCGCCGCGCTGGCCGGCTCCAGCCGGCTGGTGGCCTCCGGGCCGACGAACGCCGTGTCGCTGGCGCTGGCGGCGATGCTGGCGCCGCTGGCCCTGCCGGGCAGCCCCGAGTACCTGCGCCTGGCGCTGGTCGCGACGCTGGGCGTCGGGCTGATGCAGACCGCGATCGCGCTGCTGCGGCTGGGCTCGCTGGCGCACTTCATCTCGCCGTCGGTGCTGCTAGGTTTCACCAGCGGCGCGGCGCTGCTGATCGCCTGGCATGCGCTGGCCTCGGTCGTCGGCGACCTGCCCGGCGTCGTGCTCGCCTGCGGCACGCTGATCGTCGCCTGGGTGCTGCGCCAGGTCTGGCGGCGCGGGCCCTTCCTGCTGGCGACGCTGGCCCTGGCCGCGCTGGCCGCCTGGCTGGCGATGCGCGAAGGCGTGGTGCTGGACTTCGTCGGCGAGCAGCGCATCGACCACCTCTCCTGGGGCCCGCCGGCGCTGGCCTGGGCCGACCTGCCGCGGCTGGCCGGCGTCTCGCTGGCGCTGACCGTCGTCGCGACCGGCCAGAGCATCGCCATCGCCAAGGCGCTGGCGGCACGCACCGACCAGCCGCTGGACGTCAACCGCGAGTGCCTGGGCCAGGGCCTGGCCAACCTGGCCGGCGCCTGCAGCTCCGGGTTCGTCGCCAGCGGGTCGCTGAACCGGTCGATGCCCAACCTGGAGGCCGGCGCGCGCACGCCGCTGGCCTCGGTGTTCTCGGGCCTGTTCGTGCTGCTGCTGGCGCTGCTGGCGGCCCCTGCGATCGCCTGGATTCCGATGGCGGCGATCGCCGGCCTGCTGCTGTGGGTGGCCGGCACGCTGATCGACCGCGAGCAGTGGCGCGAGCGCCTTCGCGAGGACCGCACCGAAGCCGCGGTCGCCGCGGCGACGCTGGCGGCGACGCTGGCGCTGCCGCTGGAGCAGGCGATCGTCGGCGGCGTCGGGCTGTCGCTCGTCGTCTACCTCTACCGCACCTCGCGCCCGGCGCTGCGCACGATGGGCTTCGACCGGCCGCCGCCCGAGCGCGCGATGGTCGTCGTCGACGACGCGCCCGGCGCCGAGTGCCCGCAGCTGAAGATGCTGCGCATGGAAGGCTCGGTCTGGTTCGGCGCCGTCGCCCACGTCGGCGAGCGCCTGCAGGCGCTGCGCGCCGCGCCCGGCGCGCCGAAGCACCTGCTGGTGATGGCCAAGAGCATGAACTTCATCGACCACGCCGGCGCCGCGCTCTGGGAGCAGGAGCACACGCGGCGGCTCGCGATCGGCGGCGACCTGTACTTCCACCGTCCGCGCCCCGAGGTGCTGCAGACCTGGCAGCGGCGCCAGTTCCTGGCGCGGCTGGGCGAGGACCACGTCTTCGCCGACAAACGCAGCGCGCTGGCCGCCATCGTGCCGCGCCTGGACCCGGCGGTCTGCGCCGGCTGCCGCGTGCGCCTGTACGAGGAGTGCACGCGCATGCCGGGGCCGCCGGCCTGA
- a CDS encoding thermonuclease family protein, translated as MKTLPGLALALLAGAALAAPPKHPPPVEGRVTQVVDGNTVVVTPAEGAPVRVRLAGVEAPLACQDWGVESRRALADWAQGHAVTVAQPQLGRDGVVTGALMLDGQDLARRMVSEGHAWSTRVKWDRGPFVKEERLAQALQRGLHAVHGAQRPADFRRQHGPC; from the coding sequence ATGAAGACCTTGCCCGGCCTGGCGCTCGCGCTGCTGGCCGGCGCCGCGCTCGCCGCGCCGCCGAAACATCCGCCGCCCGTCGAGGGCCGTGTCACCCAGGTCGTCGACGGCAACACCGTCGTCGTCACCCCCGCCGAGGGCGCGCCGGTGCGTGTGCGTCTGGCCGGCGTCGAGGCGCCGCTGGCCTGCCAGGACTGGGGCGTCGAGTCGCGCCGTGCGCTCGCCGACTGGGCCCAGGGCCACGCGGTGACGGTCGCCCAGCCGCAGCTCGGGCGCGACGGCGTCGTCACCGGCGCGCTGATGCTCGACGGCCAGGACCTGGCGCGCCGCATGGTGTCCGAAGGCCATGCCTGGAGCACGCGCGTGAAGTGGGACCGCGGCCCCTTCGTCAAGGAGGAGCGTCTGGCGCAGGCGCTGCAGCGCGGGCTGCACGCGGTGCACGGGGCGCAGCGGCCGGCGGACTTCCGCCGCCAGCACGGCCCCTGCTGA